The following coding sequences lie in one Glycine max cultivar Williams 82 chromosome 19, Glycine_max_v4.0, whole genome shotgun sequence genomic window:
- the LOC100807338 gene encoding NAC domain-containing protein 43, which translates to MPEMKMSICVNGESQVPPGFRFHPTEEELLQYYLRKKVSNEKIDLDVIRDVDLNRLEPWDIQEMCKIGSSPQNDWYLFSHKDKKYPTGSRTNRAIIVGFWKATGRDKVIYSNGKIIGMRKTLVFYKGRAPNGQKSDWIMHEYRLDDINNTNEMEHGWVVCRVFKKKNVPLKTLDSPKSMTMNMFTESDYCGGFTNWESLDQLVASQLNGQTETYCSDLQFPAFLSSSYIATTTHIAPTIQDYPSYDIDLWNHCASRVSNTPNVTL; encoded by the exons ATGCCGGAGATGAAGATGAGCATATGTGTGAATGGAGAATCCCAAGTCCCTCCAGGCTTCCGGTTTCATCCAACCGAAGAGGAACTGTTGCAGTACTATTTGAGGAAGAAGGTGTCCAACGAGAAGATCGACCTCGACGTGATTCGCGATGTTGATCTCAACAGACTCGAACCATGGGACATACAAG AGATGTGCAAAATAGGAAGCAGCCCACAAAACGATTGGTACTTGTTCAGCCACAAGGACAAGAAGTACCCCACGGGAAGCCGCACCAACCGCGCCATCATTGTTGGGTTCTGGAAGGCCACGGGGCGCGACAAGGTCATATATAGCAACGGGAAGATAATTGGAATGAGAAAAACATTGGTTTTCTACAAAGGGCGTGCCCCCAATGGCCAAAAGTCTGATTGGATCATGCATGAATACAGGCTAGACGACATTAATAACACCAATGAGATGGAACACGGGTGGGTGGTCTGTAGAGTTTTCAAGAAGAAGAATGTCCCTCTCAAAACCCTAGATAGCCCAAAATCCATGACCATGAATATGTTTACAGAAAGCGACTACTGTGGAGGCTTCACTAACTGGGAATCCCTTGATCAGCTTGTGGCATCACAACTGAATGGACAAACTGAGACATATTGCAGTGATTTGCAATTCCCCGCATTTCTATCATCCTCATACATTGCTACAACAACACACATTGCTCCCACAATACAGGATTACCCCAGCTACGACATTGACCTGTGGAACCACTGTGCTTCGCGCGTGTCCAACACTCCAAATGTAACACTCTAA